One region of Rhodophyticola sp. CCM32 genomic DNA includes:
- a CDS encoding TadE/TadG family type IV pilus assembly protein, translating into MIVRTPTLLQRLRSCAGLRRFACDEDGTITIFGLMMFVLMVGVGGIAVDVMRYETQRIQLQYTLDRAILAAAAINQQGDPEEVVRDYFAVSGLENYRLTVEPETGFNYRRVSARAEMDINSMFMHMFGIRALTSPAFGVAEERVQNVEISMVLDISGSMGRNSKLANMQSAASEFVTSVMEPNNYDTDEMLVSMSIIPYNGRVNAGSTIESVFTLSDEHDASNCTRFDPADYETTAIDPVEPVERLAHFDYDNRNQYYSNVTRYQQYYYRPHCQTSDYGAILPWSSNISALHAHINSLNANGWTAIDLGMKWGVGLLDPVAAPALQALEDAGSVHEDFADRPRAFDDDETMKIVILMTDGENTNQYDVVQQYKRGPSTVYYHEEDERWSMYIPDEDIFWIPNNNYNDRNGTFSDEPYRGNESVAIPWPYIWANYSARTFAGHFYYQAARRLGDYDYYYDLRYDSTELYAGANSADANLRDICDAAREQNIIVFTIAFEAPRRGENVMRYCATSDAHYYDVEGIEISEAFASIANTIEQLKLVQ; encoded by the coding sequence ATGATCGTTCGGACCCCAACACTGCTTCAAAGGCTGCGCAGTTGCGCCGGCCTCCGTAGGTTTGCCTGCGATGAAGACGGCACAATCACGATTTTCGGGTTGATGATGTTTGTGCTGATGGTCGGCGTCGGCGGCATTGCCGTCGATGTGATGCGGTATGAGACGCAGCGGATTCAGCTTCAATATACGCTGGACCGCGCCATTCTGGCCGCCGCCGCCATCAATCAGCAAGGCGATCCAGAGGAGGTTGTGCGCGATTATTTCGCCGTGTCCGGCCTGGAAAATTATCGCCTGACGGTGGAGCCGGAAACCGGGTTCAACTATCGTCGCGTGTCGGCCCGTGCCGAAATGGATATCAACTCGATGTTCATGCATATGTTCGGCATTCGCGCGCTGACCTCGCCGGCCTTCGGCGTTGCCGAGGAACGGGTTCAGAATGTCGAGATTTCCATGGTCCTCGACATCTCAGGTTCCATGGGCCGGAACAGCAAACTCGCGAATATGCAATCCGCCGCCAGCGAATTTGTCACCTCGGTGATGGAACCGAATAATTACGACACCGATGAAATGCTCGTCTCGATGTCGATCATCCCCTATAACGGGCGGGTCAATGCAGGCTCCACCATCGAAAGCGTGTTCACGCTGTCGGATGAGCATGATGCCTCAAACTGCACTCGGTTTGACCCGGCTGATTATGAGACAACCGCGATTGACCCCGTTGAGCCGGTCGAACGCCTGGCCCATTTCGATTATGACAACCGCAACCAGTATTACAGCAACGTCACGCGGTATCAGCAATACTATTACCGCCCCCATTGCCAGACCAGCGATTATGGCGCAATCCTGCCCTGGTCGAGCAATATTTCCGCCCTGCACGCTCATATCAACAGCCTCAACGCCAATGGCTGGACGGCCATTGATCTGGGCATGAAATGGGGGGTGGGCCTGCTGGACCCGGTCGCCGCACCAGCGCTGCAGGCGCTGGAAGACGCGGGCAGTGTGCATGAAGATTTTGCCGATCGCCCCCGTGCGTTCGATGATGACGAGACCATGAAAATCGTCATCCTGATGACCGATGGTGAAAACACCAATCAGTACGACGTCGTGCAGCAGTATAAACGTGGTCCCTCGACAGTGTATTATCACGAAGAGGATGAGCGCTGGTCGATGTATATCCCCGATGAGGATATTTTCTGGATTCCCAATAACAACTACAATGACCGCAACGGGACGTTCTCGGATGAGCCCTATCGCGGCAACGAATCCGTTGCGATCCCATGGCCGTATATCTGGGCCAACTATTCAGCGCGGACCTTTGCCGGCCACTTTTACTACCAGGCCGCACGCCGGTTGGGCGACTATGATTACTACTACGATCTGCGCTACGACTCGACCGAACTCTATGCTGGGGCAAATTCGGCCGATGCGAACCTGCGCGACATCTGTGATGCCGCCCGCGAGCAGAACATCATCGTTTTCACCATCGCCTTCGAGGCCCCCCGGCGCGGCGAAAATGTGATGCGGTATTGCGCCACATCGGATGCCCATTACTATGATGTTGAAGGGATCGAAATCAGCGAGGCCTTCGCCTCGATCGCCAACACGATCGAACAGCTCAAGCTGGTGCAATAA
- a CDS encoding TadE/TadG family type IV pilus assembly protein: MIGLGHHIRRFSRSERATATTEFVIVFPIILILFIAVFETAMILTRQVMLERALDSTVRYMRLTADLEVTHDQIAENVCANALVIPNCTDILVLDLRVIDQTNYILPDEQTLCVDRDGMVRPANTFDPGRDAGRENQLMLIRVCAVVDRILPLSGFGLNLTRDDTGGVHMTSATIFVNEPS, encoded by the coding sequence ATGATCGGGCTTGGGCATCATATCAGGCGGTTTTCCCGCTCGGAACGGGCGACCGCGACAACAGAGTTCGTGATTGTCTTTCCGATCATCCTGATCCTGTTCATCGCAGTATTCGAGACAGCGATGATCCTGACCCGTCAGGTGATGCTGGAACGCGCTCTGGACAGCACCGTGCGCTATATGCGTCTGACCGCCGATCTTGAGGTCACCCATGACCAGATCGCCGAGAATGTCTGTGCCAATGCGCTGGTCATTCCCAATTGTACCGACATTCTGGTGCTGGACCTGCGGGTCATCGACCAGACCAATTACATCCTGCCCGATGAGCAGACACTCTGCGTTGACCGCGATGGCATGGTGCGCCCGGCGAACACCTTCGATCCGGGCCGTGATGCCGGTCGGGAAAATCAGTTGATGCTGATCCGGGTCTGCGCCGTGGTGGACCGGATTCTGCCGCTGTCCGGCTTTGGCCTGAACCTTACGCGCGATGATACCGGCGGGGTGCACATGACCTCGGCCACGATCTTCGTCAACGAACCGTCGTGA
- a CDS encoding TadE/TadG family type IV pilus assembly protein, which yields MTRLFRKFLQQERAAVAFEAVIITPILAWLFVGSFVFFDAFRTYNTSLKATYAVADVLSRQTEMIFGSDIEGLSNLFQHITRNVEDSSMRVTEIRRRRNDYRVDWSYATNGQTRLFNSDMSDLEENLPEMVHGERIILVETFLPYRPAFNIGLSDLEFTNFTITRPRFAGQLDFNSGNDPDFCSSCNFGDGDGEGEPSDEGDTEPTG from the coding sequence ATGACCCGTCTGTTCAGAAAATTCCTCCAGCAAGAGCGTGCAGCCGTCGCTTTCGAAGCGGTGATCATCACGCCGATTCTGGCCTGGCTGTTTGTTGGCAGCTTCGTGTTTTTTGATGCATTCCGTACCTATAATACCTCCCTGAAAGCAACCTATGCGGTGGCCGATGTGCTGTCGCGACAGACCGAAATGATTTTCGGCTCGGATATTGAGGGTCTGTCGAACCTGTTCCAGCACATCACCCGCAATGTGGAGGACAGTTCCATGCGGGTGACCGAGATTCGCCGCCGCCGTAACGATTACCGGGTGGACTGGTCCTATGCCACCAATGGTCAGACACGTTTGTTCAACAGCGACATGTCCGATCTTGAAGAGAATTTGCCCGAAATGGTACACGGAGAGCGGATTATTCTGGTGGAAACCTTCCTGCCCTATCGCCCTGCCTTCAATATTGGCCTGTCGGATCTGGAGTTCACCAACTTCACCATCACGCGCCCGCGTTTTGCTGGCCAGTTGGATTTTAACAGTGGCAATGACCCGGATTTCTGCAGCAGTTGCAACTTTGGCGATGGCGATGGCGAAGGAGAGCCGAGCGACGAGGGCGATACCGAACCCACGGGGTAG
- the tpiA gene encoding triose-phosphate isomerase gives MTRRKLAAGNWKMNGQAAELAELEALTSTCPTPGVDVLICPPATLIDRMTGLLDRLGASTATGGQDCHSAETGAHTGDIAATMLADAGATYVILGHSERRQDHGESNADVQAKITAAWSADLIAILCIGETEAEYKTGQTLDILHQQLAGSLPDSADAARLVIAYEPVWAIGTGLVPTLDEIAAAHGFIRSALTTRYGADTAQGIRLLYGGSVKPGNATEIFSVPDVDGALVGGASLKASDFSAIITALEAAPAA, from the coding sequence ATGACACGTCGCAAACTTGCCGCCGGGAACTGGAAAATGAACGGCCAGGCCGCCGAGCTGGCAGAGTTGGAGGCGCTGACATCCACCTGCCCCACGCCGGGGGTCGATGTGCTGATCTGTCCGCCCGCCACATTGATCGACCGGATGACCGGGCTTCTGGACCGTCTCGGCGCCAGCACCGCCACCGGTGGTCAGGATTGCCACAGCGCAGAAACAGGCGCGCATACAGGCGATATCGCCGCCACGATGCTGGCCGATGCGGGCGCAACCTATGTCATCCTTGGCCATTCCGAACGCCGTCAGGACCACGGGGAAAGCAACGCGGATGTTCAGGCCAAGATCACCGCCGCCTGGTCTGCGGATCTGATCGCGATCCTGTGCATCGGCGAGACAGAGGCCGAATATAAAACGGGCCAGACCCTCGACATCCTGCACCAGCAACTGGCCGGGTCCCTGCCCGACAGCGCCGATGCCGCCCGGCTTGTGATCGCCTATGAACCGGTCTGGGCCATCGGCACCGGCCTTGTGCCCACCCTTGACGAGATTGCGGCGGCCCATGGGTTCATCCGCAGCGCATTGACCACCCGCTATGGCGCGGATACCGCACAGGGCATCCGCCTGCTCTATGGCGGCTCTGTCAAACCCGGCAATGCGACCGAAATTTTCTCCGTGCCCGATGTGGATGGGGCGCTGGTTGGCGGGGCCTCTTTGAAAGCCAGTGATTTCAGCGCCATCATCACCGCGCTGGAGGCCGCACCCGCCGCCTGA
- a CDS encoding pre-peptidase C-terminal domain-containing protein, producing the protein MGTGAIDAMLGQGVTATNSIAATPFYRFSLGTPQAISIRADNPAADPYIYIYDGQGTLIAENDDYDGLNARVDFTDPLPAGAYCIAMRSLSDDTQPVTVSVLGYDAEAAMREMFATGEASPPIGGPYPITDLGVLQTSLIIDQTVGSDAVWLSFSVPADGLLVIDAIEISDSDPVIHLYDALGRFIDFNDDAGDTLNSQLTVRTSPGTYMLGVSQYSDDYSGVIRLALQRYVPAQ; encoded by the coding sequence TTGGGGACGGGTGCGATTGATGCCATGCTGGGGCAGGGGGTGACGGCGACCAATTCCATCGCCGCGACGCCGTTTTACCGTTTCTCGCTGGGCACGCCCCAGGCGATCAGCATCCGGGCCGATAACCCGGCGGCAGACCCCTATATCTACATCTATGACGGGCAGGGCACGCTGATTGCGGAAAATGATGATTATGACGGGTTGAATGCCCGGGTCGATTTCACCGATCCGCTGCCTGCGGGGGCGTATTGTATCGCGATGCGGTCCTTGTCCGATGACACGCAGCCGGTGACCGTTTCGGTTCTGGGGTATGATGCCGAGGCCGCCATGCGTGAAATGTTTGCAACAGGTGAGGCAAGCCCGCCCATTGGTGGCCCTTATCCGATCACCGATCTTGGGGTGTTGCAGACCAGCCTGATCATTGATCAGACCGTGGGCAGCGACGCTGTCTGGTTGAGCTTTTCGGTGCCTGCGGATGGCCTGCTTGTCATCGACGCGATCGAGATCAGCGACAGTGATCCGGTGATCCATCTGTATGACGCGCTTGGCCGGTTTATCGATTTCAATGATGATGCGGGGGACACGCTGAACAGCCAGCTGACCGTGCGGACCTCTCCGGGCACCTATATGCTGGGCGTGAGCCAGTATTCCGACGATTATTCCGGTGTGATCCGACTGGCTTTGCAGCGGTATGTTCCGGCCCAGTAA
- a CDS encoding cytochrome P450 gives MQHLTQAPTEPGFVQNPYPFYASARAAGPLIHWAEYDLICATTFEAVNTLLRDRRFGREPVEPLPVPDHLAPFYAVEAHSMLELEPPRHTRLRRLVLRAFTSRRIKALAPEIKALTRQLTGAAPSGAFDLLDTLARPLPVTIIARLLGVPETMAPDLLRWSNAMVGMYQAGRTRADEEAAVAATEDFVSFMRSYVTRRRNDPRDDLISHLIAAEEDGQKLTTDELITTCILLLNAGHEATVHSIGNAVKLCLETGARPGANPAPLVEEVMRYDPPLHLFTRHAYETVELFGHTFRRGDQVALLLASAGRDEAAYQEAAMFRPDREDGPANLAFGAGLHFCVGAPLARLELQIALPILFQRCPDLRLTEPPVYADIYHFHGLERLMVRC, from the coding sequence ATGCAGCACCTGACCCAAGCCCCGACAGAGCCCGGTTTCGTCCAGAACCCCTATCCGTTCTATGCAAGCGCCCGTGCGGCGGGCCCGCTGATCCACTGGGCGGAATATGATCTTATCTGCGCCACCACATTCGAGGCGGTGAACACGCTGCTGCGCGATCGCAGGTTTGGGCGGGAACCGGTTGAGCCGCTGCCGGTCCCCGACCATCTGGCCCCTTTCTACGCGGTCGAAGCCCATTCCATGCTGGAGCTTGAGCCCCCCCGCCATACCCGTCTGCGCCGTCTGGTTCTGCGCGCCTTCACCTCCCGCCGGATCAAGGCACTGGCCCCTGAGATCAAGGCGCTGACCCGTCAGTTGACCGGTGCCGCGCCCTCTGGCGCCTTCGATCTGCTTGACACTCTTGCCCGGCCCCTGCCGGTCACCATCATCGCCCGGCTGCTGGGCGTGCCCGAAACCATGGCCCCCGACCTTCTGCGCTGGTCCAACGCCATGGTGGGCATGTATCAGGCCGGTCGCACCCGCGCCGATGAAGAGGCCGCCGTGGCCGCGACCGAGGATTTCGTAAGCTTCATGCGGAGCTATGTCACCCGCCGCCGCAATGACCCGCGCGATGACCTGATCAGCCATCTGATCGCCGCAGAGGAGGACGGTCAGAAACTGACAACGGATGAGCTGATCACCACCTGCATTCTGCTGCTGAATGCTGGCCATGAGGCCACGGTGCATTCCATCGGCAATGCGGTGAAGCTCTGCCTGGAAACCGGTGCCCGGCCCGGGGCGAACCCCGCCCCTCTGGTCGAGGAGGTGATGCGCTATGACCCGCCGCTGCATCTGTTTACCCGCCACGCTTATGAAACGGTGGAATTGTTCGGCCATACATTCCGGCGCGGGGATCAGGTGGCGCTGCTTCTGGCCTCCGCCGGGCGGGACGAGGCCGCTTATCAAGAGGCCGCCATGTTCCGGCCCGACCGTGAAGACGGCCCCGCCAATCTTGCCTTTGGCGCGGGCCTGCATTTCTGCGTCGGGGCGCCGCTGGCCCGGCTGGAATTGCAGATCGCCCTGCCGATCCTGTTTCAGCGCTGCCCCGATCTGCGCCTGACAGAACCGCCGGTCTATGCGGATATCTATCATTTCCACGGGTTGGAGCGGCTGATGGTCCGGTGCTGA
- a CDS encoding GIN domain-containing protein produces MFERLGAGAIAISLMAGSAMAQDRVFDFEGFTRVDIAEGVIATLHPGPFQVQATARRGNIDRLVIEQDGDVLRVERRAPVIRSVLNSTDRFEVAIHMPELARIVSRAGAVVTSDVPVTDRFEGRALHGASLHIEGAASEETTLSASGGASLQFEGRAGEADILVENGSTMRLAGDCTDLSAEIRAGAHLNAGQMQCHNLDVSARAGADAVLYGDQTAEVNARFGASVRVLGDPRVENSGHSFGGAVRFN; encoded by the coding sequence ATGTTTGAACGTTTGGGCGCGGGCGCGATTGCCATTTCGCTGATGGCGGGTAGTGCCATGGCGCAGGACAGGGTTTTTGATTTTGAAGGATTTACCCGGGTTGATATCGCGGAAGGCGTTATCGCCACCCTGCATCCGGGTCCGTTTCAGGTGCAAGCCACCGCACGGCGCGGCAATATCGACCGTCTGGTGATCGAACAGGATGGCGATGTGTTGCGGGTTGAACGCCGCGCACCGGTGATCCGGTCGGTTCTGAACAGCACGGACCGGTTCGAGGTCGCCATCCATATGCCCGAACTGGCGCGGATCGTTTCCCGCGCAGGGGCTGTGGTCACATCGGATGTGCCCGTGACCGATAGGTTCGAGGGCCGGGCCCTGCACGGCGCATCGCTTCATATCGAGGGCGCAGCCTCGGAAGAGACCACGCTTTCGGCCTCGGGCGGGGCCAGTCTGCAGTTTGAAGGCAGAGCGGGTGAGGCTGATATCCTGGTCGAGAATGGCTCCACCATGCGTCTGGCGGGCGATTGCACCGATCTGAGCGCTGAAATCCGCGCCGGGGCGCATCTGAATGCGGGGCAGATGCAGTGCCACAATCTGGATGTATCGGCACGTGCCGGGGCGGATGCGGTGCTCTATGGCGATCAGACAGCGGAGGTCAATGCCAGGTTCGGCGCCTCGGTTCGGGTGCTGGGGGATCCCAGGGTCGAAAACAGCGGCCATAGTTTCGGCGGCGCGGTGCGGTTCAACTGA
- the uvrA gene encoding excinuclease ABC subunit UvrA, translating into MAELKKIEVRGAREHNLKNIDVDIPRDELVVITGLSGSGKSSLAFDTIYAEGQRRYVESLSAYARQFLDMMEKPDVDHISGLSPAISIEQKTTSKNPRSTVGTVTEIYDYMRLLFARVGTPYSPATGLPIEAQQVQDMVDRVMALDDGTRGYLLAPIIRDRKGEYRKEFLELRKQGFQRVKVDGAFYELDEPPGLDKKFRHDIDVVVDRIVVRDGVETRLADSFRTALDLADGIAVLETAPQEGEPERITFSENFACPVSGFTIPEIEPRLFSFNAPFGACPSCDGLGVELFFDERLVVPDAALALEDGALAPWRKGKSPYFLQTIQAIADHYGFAAKTPWKDIPKEIQTVFLRGSGDEEIKFRYDEGGRVYQVTRSFEGVIPNMERRYRETDSAWIREEFERYQNNRSCGACDGFRLRPEALAVKIGPAEGGQDKRLHVGQVVQMSIREAAEWCATVPDSLTKQKNEIAHPILKEIRERLGFLNNVGLEYLTLSRNAGTLSGGESQRIRLASQIGSGLQGVLYVLDEPSIGLHQRDNDRLLTTLKNLRDAGNTVIVVEHDEEAIREADYVFDIGPGAGVHGGQIVSQGTPAEIMGDAASITGQYLSGSREIAVPASRRKGNRKKVTVVKATGNNLQNVTVGFPLGKFVCVTGVSGGGKSTLTIETLFKTASMKLNGARQTPAPCETIRGLEHLDKVIDIDQRPIGRTPRSNPATYTGAFTPIRDWFAGLPEAKARGYKPGRFSFNVKGGRCEACQGDGVIKIEMHFLPDVYVTCETCKGARYNRETLEIKFKGKSIADVLDMTVEDAQEFFKAVPSIREKMDALVRVGLGYIKVGQQATTLSGGEAQRVKLSKELARRSTGRTLYILDEPTTGLHFEDVRKLLEVLHELVDQGNTVIVIEHNLDVVKTADHIIDIGPEGGDGGGRIVAEGPPEKVADVAQSHTGRYLKPMLEKRNLAAE; encoded by the coding sequence ATGGCTGAGCTGAAGAAAATCGAGGTGCGCGGCGCGCGCGAGCATAATCTCAAAAACATCGACGTGGATATTCCGCGGGATGAGCTGGTGGTGATCACCGGCCTCTCCGGCTCGGGCAAATCCTCGCTGGCCTTCGATACCATCTATGCAGAGGGGCAGCGCCGTTATGTGGAATCGCTCAGCGCCTATGCAAGGCAATTCCTCGACATGATGGAAAAACCGGATGTGGACCATATCAGCGGGCTGAGCCCGGCGATTTCCATCGAACAGAAGACCACCAGCAAGAACCCCCGGTCGACCGTGGGAACGGTCACTGAAATCTACGACTATATGCGCCTGCTTTTTGCCCGTGTGGGCACGCCCTATTCGCCGGCCACCGGCCTGCCGATCGAGGCGCAGCAGGTGCAGGATATGGTTGATCGTGTGATGGCGCTGGACGACGGGACACGCGGCTATCTTCTGGCGCCGATCATCCGCGACCGGAAAGGCGAATACCGCAAGGAGTTTCTGGAACTGCGCAAGCAGGGGTTTCAGCGGGTCAAGGTGGATGGTGCCTTTTATGAGCTGGATGAGCCGCCAGGTCTGGACAAGAAATTCCGCCATGACATTGATGTGGTGGTGGACAGGATCGTTGTGCGGGACGGGGTTGAAACCCGGCTGGCCGACAGTTTCCGCACCGCGCTGGATCTGGCCGATGGCATCGCGGTGCTGGAAACCGCCCCGCAGGAGGGGGAGCCGGAGCGCATCACCTTCTCGGAAAACTTCGCCTGCCCGGTTTCGGGCTTCACCATCCCCGAGATCGAGCCGCGCCTGTTCTCGTTCAACGCGCCTTTCGGGGCCTGCCCGTCCTGTGACGGTCTGGGTGTCGAGCTGTTCTTTGATGAACGGCTGGTGGTGCCCGATGCCGCGCTGGCCCTGGAAGACGGCGCGCTTGCGCCCTGGCGCAAGGGCAAATCCCCCTATTTTCTGCAAACCATTCAGGCGATTGCGGATCATTACGGCTTTGCCGCCAAAACCCCGTGGAAGGATATTCCAAAAGAGATTCAGACCGTGTTTCTGCGCGGGTCGGGTGATGAGGAGATCAAGTTCCGCTATGATGAGGGCGGCCGTGTCTATCAGGTGACCCGCAGTTTCGAAGGCGTGATCCCGAATATGGAACGCCGCTATCGCGAGACGGATTCGGCCTGGATTCGTGAAGAGTTTGAGCGCTATCAGAACAACCGCTCTTGTGGTGCCTGCGACGGGTTCCGCCTGCGCCCGGAAGCGCTGGCCGTGAAGATCGGTCCTGCCGAAGGCGGGCAGGACAAACGCCTGCATGTGGGTCAGGTTGTGCAGATGAGCATTCGCGAGGCGGCGGAATGGTGCGCGACCGTGCCCGACAGCCTGACCAAACAGAAGAACGAGATTGCCCATCCGATCCTGAAGGAAATTCGCGAACGTCTTGGGTTCCTGAACAATGTGGGGCTGGAATACCTGACGCTCAGCCGCAATGCAGGCACGCTTTCAGGCGGGGAATCGCAGCGTATCCGGCTGGCCAGCCAGATCGGCTCGGGCCTGCAAGGCGTGCTTTATGTGCTGGATGAGCCCTCGATCGGGCTGCATCAGCGCGACAATGACCGCCTGCTGACCACCCTGAAAAACCTGCGTGATGCGGGCAATACGGTGATCGTGGTGGAACATGATGAAGAGGCGATCCGCGAGGCGGATTATGTCTTTGATATCGGCCCCGGTGCGGGTGTGCATGGCGGGCAGATCGTCAGCCAGGGCACCCCGGCGGAGATCATGGGGGATGCGGCCTCGATCACCGGGCAATACCTGTCGGGCAGCCGCGAGATTGCCGTGCCCGCCAGCCGCCGCAAGGGCAACAGGAAAAAGGTGACCGTGGTCAAGGCCACGGGCAACAATCTGCAAAATGTCACGGTTGGGTTCCCCTTGGGGAAATTCGTCTGTGTCACCGGTGTTTCGGGGGGCGGTAAATCCACCCTGACCATCGAGACATTGTTCAAGACCGCCTCGATGAAGCTGAACGGCGCCCGGCAGACACCCGCGCCCTGCGAGACGATCAGGGGGCTGGAACATCTGGACAAGGTGATTGATATCGACCAGCGGCCCATCGGGCGCACCCCGCGGTCAAACCCGGCCACCTATACCGGGGCCTTCACCCCGATCCGCGACTGGTTCGCGGGCCTGCCCGAGGCCAAGGCGCGGGGCTATAAACCGGGCCGGTTCAGCTTCAATGTCAAAGGCGGCCGGTGTGAGGCCTGCCAGGGCGACGGGGTCATCAAGATCGAGATGCATTTCCTGCCCGATGTCTATGTGACCTGCGAAACCTGCAAGGGTGCGCGTTATAACCGCGAGACGCTGGAGATCAAATTCAAGGGCAAATCCATCGCCGATGTGCTGGATATGACGGTGGAAGACGCGCAGGAGTTCTTCAAGGCGGTGCCGTCAATCCGTGAGAAAATGGATGCGCTGGTGCGTGTGGGGCTGGGCTATATCAAGGTGGGTCAGCAGGCGACGACGCTTTCGGGCGGGGAAGCGCAGCGGGTCAAACTGTCGAAGGAACTGGCCAGACGCTCCACCGGGCGGACGCTTTATATTCTGGATGAGCCGACCACCGGTCTGCATTTCGAGGATGTTCGAAAACTGCTGGAAGTGCTGCATGAACTGGTCGATCAGGGCAACACCGTCATCGTGATCGAACATAATCTGGATGTGGTGAAGACCGCCGATCATATCATTGATATCGGGCCGGAAGGGGGCGATGGCGGTGGCCGGATCGTGGCCGAGGGCCCGCCCGAGAAAGTGGCGGATGTCGCGCAATCCCATACCGGGCGATACCTCAAGCCGATGTTGGAAAAACGCAACCTGGCGGCGGAGTGA
- a CDS encoding MFS transporter has translation MVQRDKTDWPQVFLLWGIGLFAAAQFGKVSLAFESLGAVYARPDPVLALVVSSVGVAGIFLGAVAGMAAGRFGPRPVLLAALLAGGALSVLQGLLPPFPVLIGLRVLEGLAHLSIVVAAPVLMVRISTLRDQPLVMALWASFFGVSFALSALILPVLIDVSGLGGMWMIHGLCLWLLAALVWRKVARIGPSPAPWPGFLAAHRAIYSDPRRLAPALGFFWHTLVFVALLTFLAPFVAGDLPVSLVASILPLTALAGTFLAGWLARHISPLTILKLSFVTTIAGMILLVLVPDLLRPWVAFASFVSIGVAPGAGFAAIPALNDDPVTQAEANGALAQLGNVGTSSGSPLFALAMGAAGLAGLVAATVAIMAIGLVAMLWITRRLARV, from the coding sequence ATGGTGCAGAGGGATAAAACGGATTGGCCGCAGGTTTTCCTGCTTTGGGGGATCGGCCTGTTTGCCGCCGCCCAGTTTGGCAAAGTGTCCCTTGCGTTCGAGAGCCTTGGCGCGGTCTATGCCCGGCCGGATCCGGTATTGGCGCTGGTGGTCTCCTCGGTCGGCGTGGCGGGGATTTTTCTGGGCGCCGTGGCAGGCATGGCGGCAGGCCGATTCGGGCCGCGCCCGGTGTTGCTGGCTGCACTGCTGGCGGGCGGCGCCCTGTCCGTATTGCAGGGCCTGCTGCCGCCCTTTCCGGTGCTGATCGGTCTGCGGGTGCTGGAAGGTCTGGCGCATCTGTCCATTGTGGTGGCCGCCCCGGTTCTGATGGTGCGCATCAGCACCCTGCGGGATCAGCCCTTGGTGATGGCGCTCTGGGCCAGTTTCTTCGGTGTCTCCTTCGCGCTCAGCGCTCTGATCCTGCCGGTGCTGATTGACGTCAGCGGGCTTGGGGGCATGTGGATGATCCACGGGCTGTGCCTGTGGCTGCTGGCCGCGCTGGTCTGGCGCAAAGTCGCGCGGATCGGGCCGTCGCCCGCGCCCTGGCCCGGCTTTCTGGCAGCCCATCGCGCGATCTACAGCGATCCGCGCCGCCTGGCCCCGGCGCTTGGGTTTTTCTGGCATACGCTGGTTTTCGTGGCGCTGCTGACCTTTCTGGCGCCTTTCGTGGCAGGCGATCTGCCGGTGTCGCTTGTGGCCAGTATCCTGCCGCTGACCGCGCTGGCGGGGACGTTTCTGGCAGGCTGGCTGGCCCGCCATATCTCTCCCCTGACGATCCTGAAACTGTCTTTTGTCACCACGATTGCGGGGATGATCCTTCTGGTCCTTGTTCCCGATCTGCTGCGCCCCTGGGTCGCTTTTGCCAGCTTTGTCAGTATCGGTGTTGCCCCCGGTGCGGGGTTTGCCGCGATCCCTGCGCTGAACGATGATCCGGTGACCCAGGCCGAGGCCAATGGCGCTCTGGCGCAGCTTGGCAATGTGGGCACAAGCTCGGGCAGTCCGCTGTTTGCGCTGGCCATGGGGGCGGCGGGGCTGGCCGGGCTGGTGGCCGCAACTGTGGCGATTATGGCTATCGGTCTGGTCGCCATGCTGTGGATAACCCGGCGTCTGGCGCGGGTCTGA